Proteins from a genomic interval of Desulfovibrio sp. JC022:
- a CDS encoding HD-GYP domain-containing protein, whose amino-acid sequence MNKDTENQSVGAEEFLQISFNILNTFGNKLPVSLCIHDDEFQRVVPLFAKDTRLSDKKQEQVNNYCNEGNLFISKEDYASLAGHISQNLGALLTEHFLDEAAAAEIFYNGVLEKVRSFYSNPIGETLSELSTVLAIFCEYVWVDPNRWTHFFNTLKREKDICCHAVNTLFVGTSIYLKILYKPGEKMDLKPLTMGLVLHDLGMTQIPPAVLTKPTKLLYKERMRMQEHVDIAEKMLNRLEIRDEIIKACVFDHHERLDGSGYPKGRRGDAITLEARVCAIADAFCGMIADRYHRPGLNAILAAIILTESKTKYDTKLTSSLISFIISNNPDMKALLQDKAKMQQLRAIALQKAAQ is encoded by the coding sequence ATGAATAAGGATACAGAAAACCAGAGTGTCGGAGCTGAAGAGTTCCTGCAAATCAGCTTCAATATTTTAAATACATTCGGAAATAAACTTCCTGTATCCCTATGCATACACGATGATGAATTCCAACGTGTTGTCCCTCTTTTTGCTAAAGATACAAGACTTTCAGATAAAAAGCAGGAACAAGTCAATAACTACTGCAATGAAGGCAACTTATTCATTTCAAAAGAAGATTACGCTTCTCTTGCCGGACATATCAGCCAGAACCTTGGAGCACTGCTGACAGAACATTTTCTTGATGAAGCTGCGGCAGCGGAAATATTTTACAATGGCGTACTGGAAAAAGTACGCTCCTTTTATTCAAATCCCATCGGGGAAACACTGTCTGAACTGAGCACCGTGCTGGCTATCTTTTGCGAGTATGTCTGGGTAGACCCCAACAGATGGACCCATTTTTTCAACACCCTGAAGCGAGAAAAAGATATCTGTTGCCATGCGGTGAACACCCTTTTTGTAGGAACATCCATCTACCTTAAAATTTTATACAAACCTGGTGAAAAAATGGACCTGAAGCCCCTGACCATGGGTCTGGTCCTGCATGATCTGGGTATGACACAGATTCCTCCGGCAGTACTGACCAAGCCTACCAAGTTACTCTACAAAGAAAGAATGCGCATGCAGGAACATGTGGATATTGCTGAAAAAATGCTCAACCGACTCGAAATCAGGGATGAAATCATCAAGGCCTGTGTCTTTGATCATCATGAGCGTCTGGACGGCAGTGGTTATCCAAAAGGGCGACGCGGTGATGCCATTACCCTCGAAGCAAGGGTCTGCGCCATTGCCGATGCATTCTGCGGCATGATCGCTGACCGCTACCATAGGCCGGGACTAAATGCTATTCTCGCTGCCATTATCCTCACGGAAAGTAAGACCAAATACGACACTAAACTTACAAGCTCATTAATTTCCTTCATCATATCAAACAATCCGGATATGAAAGCACTGCTTCAGGATAAAGCAAAAATGCAACAGCTCAGGGCCATAGCCCTGCAAAAAGCAGCTCAATAG